The Flavobacterium sp. 123 genome contains a region encoding:
- a CDS encoding SRPBCC family protein: MRILKYLFLLMLLSLVALSVFVATQKGEFNIERSLVINSPRAAAFNYVNDYRNWEDFSSWIVEDPEMKMVYPQKTIGKGGSYSWEGKEESGDMQTIFVKENDSIAQKMDYDGTASEAFWKFKDTIGGTKVTWKISGKMSFTMKIYSAINGGAEKIIGRICEKSLTNLDKKLDYEINTYAIKVNGLVRKLETYYLKQIFTSKISDVTKNTKIIFPKIIEFCTQNNIELNGKPFVIYHTYDLEKGLTKLSFCVPIKQQIHTSEGSDILSGKLESFEAIKTTLTGDYSHTKKALDKTTQYLNANRIATDSKFSHLEVYTIGKTEVKNPSKWVTEIYFPTRPKPSYTKSLVDETKVATPKIEEEIPSEF; encoded by the coding sequence ATGAGAATTTTAAAATACCTATTTCTTTTAATGCTACTTAGCCTTGTTGCCCTTTCAGTTTTTGTGGCCACACAAAAAGGAGAATTTAATATTGAAAGAAGCTTGGTTATAAATTCTCCTAGAGCTGCTGCATTTAATTATGTGAATGATTATAGAAATTGGGAAGATTTCAGTTCTTGGATAGTTGAAGATCCTGAGATGAAGATGGTTTATCCGCAAAAAACAATTGGAAAAGGCGGCTCCTATTCTTGGGAAGGAAAAGAAGAAAGTGGAGACATGCAAACTATATTTGTTAAAGAAAACGATAGTATTGCCCAAAAAATGGATTATGATGGTACCGCTTCTGAAGCCTTTTGGAAATTTAAAGATACTATTGGCGGGACTAAAGTAACTTGGAAAATCTCAGGAAAAATGAGTTTTACTATGAAAATTTATTCCGCAATTAATGGTGGTGCCGAAAAAATTATTGGTCGCATATGTGAAAAAAGCCTAACCAATTTAGATAAAAAATTAGATTATGAAATTAACACCTATGCCATAAAAGTAAATGGTTTAGTCCGAAAACTAGAAACCTATTATTTAAAACAAATTTTTACCAGCAAAATATCGGATGTAACTAAAAATACTAAAATTATTTTCCCTAAAATTATCGAGTTTTGCACTCAAAATAACATCGAATTGAATGGAAAACCATTTGTAATATACCATACCTATGATTTAGAAAAAGGATTAACTAAATTATCTTTTTGTGTTCCTATCAAACAACAAATTCATACTAGCGAAGGAAGTGATATTTTATCTGGAAAATTAGAATCATTTGAAGCTATTAAAACAACATTGACGGGAGATTATTCTCATACAAAAAAAGCCTTAGATAAAACAACACAATATCTTAATGCCAACCGTATAGCTACCGATTCAAAATTTTCACATCTTGAAGTTTATACTATTGGCAAAACAGAAGTTAAAAACCCTTCTAAATGGGTTACTGAAATTTACTTCCCTACAAGACCAAAACCATCTTACACTAAGTCATTAGTCGATGAAACCAAAGTTGCTACACCAAAGATTGAAGAAGAAATTCCATCAGAGTTTTAG
- a CDS encoding nucleoside triphosphate pyrophosphohydrolase family protein encodes MQKQINAVKEFHAAFRIGHSETPKADLGESKNTLRYHLMKEENEEYLEAVQNNDLVEIADALGDMMYILCGTIIEHGLQHKIEEVFDEIQRSNMSKLGEDGNPIYREDGKVMKGPNYFKPDFSKILGTK; translated from the coding sequence ATGCAAAAACAAATTAATGCCGTTAAGGAATTTCACGCCGCATTTAGAATCGGTCATAGTGAAACCCCAAAAGCCGATTTGGGAGAAAGTAAAAATACACTTCGGTATCATTTGATGAAAGAAGAAAACGAAGAATATCTTGAAGCCGTTCAGAATAATGATTTGGTTGAAATTGCCGATGCATTGGGGGATATGATGTATATTCTTTGTGGAACTATAATTGAACACGGATTGCAGCATAAAATTGAAGAAGTTTTTGATGAAATTCAACGAAGTAATATGAGCAAGTTAGGAGAAGATGGAAATCCAATTTATCGTGAAGACGGTAAAGTAATGAAAGGTCCAAACTATTTTAAGCCAGACTTTTCTAAAATTTTAGGTACTAAATAA
- a CDS encoding branched-chain amino acid aminotransferase — MSATQTNKIEIIKAATTKINEVDFDKLSFGSVFTDHLFECDFKNGEWQKPVIKPYAPFLVDPSTRVFHYGQAIFEGMKAYKDDNNDIWLFRPDENYKRFNSSAARLAMPEVPEEIFMNGLNELLKLDQEWVKKGKGNSMYIRPFMIATGTGVIANPSDEYKFMIILSPVKSYYSGEVKVLIAEHFSRAANGGIGAAKAAGNYAGQFYPTNLANKEGFQQVIWTDDATHTKLEEAGTMNVFFRINNTLLTAPVSERILDGVTRKTLIDLAKSEGINVEVRSVTVSELVEASKNGSLKEIFGAGTAAVVSPISGFSYKDVYYELPKIENSVALELKDKLTNIQNKLAEDTFGWTVKV, encoded by the coding sequence ATGAGTGCAACTCAAACAAACAAAATTGAGATTATAAAAGCAGCTACTACAAAAATAAATGAAGTAGATTTTGACAAATTATCATTTGGTTCCGTTTTTACAGACCATTTATTCGAATGTGATTTTAAAAATGGAGAATGGCAAAAACCGGTAATTAAACCCTATGCACCATTTCTTGTTGATCCATCTACAAGAGTTTTTCATTATGGCCAAGCTATTTTTGAAGGAATGAAAGCATATAAAGATGACAATAATGACATTTGGCTTTTTAGACCTGATGAAAACTACAAACGTTTTAACAGCTCTGCAGCTAGATTAGCGATGCCTGAAGTTCCTGAAGAAATTTTCATGAATGGTTTAAATGAATTGTTGAAATTAGATCAAGAATGGGTTAAAAAAGGAAAAGGAAATTCTATGTATATCAGACCATTTATGATTGCTACCGGAACTGGAGTAATTGCAAATCCATCTGATGAATATAAATTTATGATCATTTTATCTCCTGTAAAATCTTATTATTCAGGAGAAGTAAAAGTACTTATTGCAGAACATTTCAGTAGAGCTGCTAATGGAGGAATTGGAGCTGCTAAAGCTGCAGGAAACTACGCTGGACAGTTTTACCCGACTAACCTAGCTAATAAAGAAGGTTTCCAACAAGTAATTTGGACAGATGATGCAACGCATACAAAACTTGAAGAAGCAGGAACAATGAATGTTTTCTTCAGAATAAATAACACTTTATTAACTGCCCCAGTTAGTGAAAGAATCCTTGATGGTGTAACTAGAAAAACACTAATTGATTTAGCAAAAAGCGAAGGTATAAATGTTGAAGTTCGTTCTGTTACAGTATCTGAATTAGTTGAAGCTTCTAAAAACGGTAGTTTAAAAGAAATTTTTGGAGCTGGAACGGCTGCAGTTGTAAGTCCTATTTCTGGATTTTCATATAAAGATGTTTATTATGAATTGCCAAAAATTGAAAATTCAGTTGCACTTGAATTAAAAGACAAATTAACAAATATTCAAAACAAACTTGCTGAAGATACTTTTGGTTGGACTGTTAAAGTATAA
- the mnmD gene encoding tRNA (5-methylaminomethyl-2-thiouridine)(34)-methyltransferase MnmD, translating into MEREIIQTLDGSTTIHLKEWDECYHSKHGAIQEAQHVFIKNGLALFENKSVSILEIGFGTGLNAFITFLESKKLQQSIDYVGVEAYPVSADEVLSMNYVAELNAETETAIFKKMHESNWDEQVKLSENFVLTKRKQFFDAIDDIEKFDLIYFDAFGYRVQPELWSTAIFQKMHNALKPQGKLVTYAARGVVKRSMIEVGFTVEKLAGPPGKREMFRASKL; encoded by the coding sequence TTGGAAAGAGAAATAATTCAAACACTAGATGGGTCTACAACCATTCATCTTAAGGAATGGGACGAGTGTTATCATTCTAAGCACGGCGCTATTCAAGAAGCGCAACACGTTTTTATAAAAAATGGTCTTGCTTTATTCGAAAATAAATCTGTTTCTATTCTAGAAATTGGATTTGGAACAGGCTTAAATGCTTTTATTACTTTTTTAGAGTCAAAAAAATTACAGCAGTCTATTGATTATGTTGGAGTAGAAGCTTATCCAGTCTCTGCAGACGAAGTACTTTCTATGAATTATGTTGCGGAATTGAATGCGGAAACGGAAACTGCAATTTTCAAAAAAATGCATGAAAGTAATTGGGACGAGCAAGTAAAATTGAGCGAAAATTTTGTACTGACAAAACGGAAACAATTTTTTGATGCAATTGATGATATAGAAAAATTTGACCTTATTTATTTTGATGCTTTTGGGTATAGAGTGCAACCAGAATTGTGGAGTACGGCTATTTTTCAAAAAATGCATAATGCCTTAAAACCGCAAGGAAAGTTAGTTACCTATGCTGCTCGTGGAGTAGTAAAGCGCAGTATGATTGAGGTTGGGTTCACAGTCGAAAAACTTGCTGGCCCTCCAGGGAAAAGAGAAATGTTCCGAGCAAGCAAACTTTAA
- a CDS encoding LysR substrate-binding domain-containing protein, with protein sequence MTITQLKYVLAVAEHKNFTLAADKCFVTQPTLSMQIQKIEEELSIQIFDRTKKPIQLTDIGQKIVNQAKNIVNEADRIQDIVEQQKGFIGGEFRLGIIPTIMPTLLPMFLNNFIKKYPKVKLIIEELNTEEIITKLNNGHLDAAIAATPLMEEKIKEIVLYFEPFVAYIPESHHTFQKEEIEVSDLNLDEILLLQDGHCFRDGIINLCKNNPRNEINHFQIESGSFETLIKLADEGLGTTLLPYLHTLDLKESDKLKLRHFKEPKPAREVSLIFPKSELKIHIIDALRTTIAGVIKGAIVFQNVEIISPIQKK encoded by the coding sequence ATGACAATTACCCAACTAAAATATGTTTTGGCCGTAGCCGAACATAAAAATTTCACTCTTGCTGCTGATAAATGCTTTGTTACGCAACCTACATTGAGTATGCAAATTCAAAAAATAGAAGAAGAATTAAGTATCCAAATATTTGACAGAACAAAAAAACCAATACAACTAACAGATATTGGTCAAAAAATTGTCAATCAAGCTAAGAATATTGTAAATGAAGCAGATCGTATTCAAGACATTGTAGAACAACAAAAAGGGTTTATAGGTGGTGAATTCCGATTAGGAATTATTCCTACCATTATGCCTACATTACTTCCTATGTTTTTGAATAATTTCATAAAAAAATATCCAAAAGTAAAACTCATTATTGAAGAGTTGAATACTGAAGAAATTATTACAAAACTGAATAATGGACATCTTGATGCGGCAATTGCAGCAACACCATTAATGGAAGAAAAAATCAAAGAAATTGTTTTGTATTTTGAACCTTTTGTAGCTTATATCCCAGAAAGCCACCATACTTTTCAGAAAGAAGAAATTGAAGTGTCGGATTTAAATCTAGATGAAATACTGTTACTTCAAGACGGACATTGCTTTAGAGATGGGATTATAAATTTATGTAAAAACAATCCTCGAAACGAAATCAATCACTTCCAAATAGAAAGTGGTAGTTTTGAAACATTAATAAAACTAGCTGATGAAGGTTTAGGCACTACACTACTACCCTACCTTCATACCTTAGATTTGAAAGAATCTGACAAGCTGAAACTTCGTCATTTTAAGGAACCTAAACCCGCTAGAGAAGTTAGTTTGATTTTCCCTAAAAGCGAATTAAAAATCCATATCATTGACGCATTAAGAACAACAATTGCTGGCGTTATAAAAGGAGCAATCGTTTTTCAAAATGTAGAAATCATAAGTCCAATTCAGAAGAAATAA
- a CDS encoding Dps family protein, giving the protein MKTNLIGLPVKESELIVVELNVLLSNFQVYYQNLRGIHWNIRGKRFFDLHVKFEQLYNDSQLKIDMIAERVLTLGGRPLHTFEDYIKFNQLTVGKNVSNDEKAIHLIVDSLSKLLKIEREILEKASEINDEGTNTMISDFVSEQEKTIWMMCAWLEEEL; this is encoded by the coding sequence ATGAAAACAAATCTAATAGGATTACCTGTAAAAGAATCAGAATTAATTGTGGTAGAATTGAATGTTTTACTATCTAATTTTCAAGTCTATTATCAAAATTTAAGAGGAATTCATTGGAACATTAGAGGCAAACGTTTCTTTGATTTGCATGTTAAATTTGAACAGTTATACAATGATTCACAACTGAAGATAGATATGATAGCTGAGCGTGTACTTACACTTGGCGGAAGACCCTTACATACTTTTGAAGATTATATTAAGTTCAATCAATTGACGGTAGGTAAGAATGTTTCCAATGACGAAAAAGCAATTCATTTGATTGTAGATTCATTATCCAAGTTGTTGAAAATAGAAAGAGAAATTTTAGAAAAAGCATCTGAAATAAATGATGAAGGTACGAATACGATGATTAGTGATTTTGTTTCGGAACAAGAAAAAACCATTTGGATGATGTGTGCCTGGTTAGAAGAAGAATTGTAA
- the can gene encoding carbonate dehydratase, which produces MSSDFYKKILDNNKKWVETSLALDPNYFQDLAKKQTPPLLWIGCSDSRVPANEIVGAKPGDVFVHRNIANMVVHSDMNMLSVLDYAVNVLKVKHVIVCGHYGCGGVQAAMNNQSIGIIDNWIRHIKDVYRLHQSYLDSIKDETERFNAFVEVNVKEQVFDLAKTSIVQSAWKNGQDLTLHGWAYGLNSGFVTDLDVNISSDVDLDEVYQLKF; this is translated from the coding sequence ATGAGTAGTGATTTTTATAAAAAAATATTAGATAATAATAAAAAATGGGTTGAAACATCTTTGGCTCTTGATCCTAATTATTTTCAAGATTTAGCCAAAAAACAAACGCCCCCTTTATTATGGATTGGTTGTTCGGATAGTAGAGTTCCGGCAAATGAAATTGTTGGTGCAAAACCAGGTGATGTTTTTGTGCATAGAAATATTGCTAACATGGTCGTGCATTCAGATATGAATATGCTAAGCGTTTTAGACTATGCTGTTAATGTTTTGAAGGTTAAACATGTTATTGTTTGTGGACATTATGGTTGTGGTGGTGTACAAGCCGCTATGAATAATCAATCAATAGGAATTATTGATAACTGGATTCGCCATATTAAAGATGTTTATCGTTTGCATCAATCCTACTTAGATTCTATTAAAGATGAGACAGAGCGGTTTAATGCTTTTGTAGAGGTAAATGTAAAAGAACAAGTATTTGATTTAGCCAAAACATCAATAGTACAGTCAGCTTGGAAAAACGGGCAGGATTTAACTTTGCACGGTTGGGCTTACGGTTTGAACTCTGGATTCGTTACGGATTTAGATGTAAACATAAGTTCAGATGTTGATTTAGATGAAGTTTATCAATTAAAATTTTAA